A stretch of Mya arenaria isolate MELC-2E11 chromosome 14, ASM2691426v1 DNA encodes these proteins:
- the LOC128216469 gene encoding heat shock 70 kDa protein 12A-like codes for MSNHLLVAAIDFGTTYSSWAFSFRYDYANDPTKVSAKQWQGHESSKGPTCVLIKPDGKTLHSFGFDAEAKYAELIEEDENKDWYFFRRFKMMLWKQKLNRNSMLEDENGRKLLARTVFALSIKYLKEDLWIVSNDRIADTVLPDEIHWVLTVPAIWDNAAKQFMREAAEEAGIEPDMLTIALEPEAASLFCRHLPVEKSGDQFSLASLRAGRQYLVLDAGGGTIDITVHEVTPSGGVKELYKASGGAWGGTKVDDSFESFLACLTDKSVVKKFKEDHLDDYIELLRRFEVKKREIDPDKDTKMVMSIPLAFFTTVKKRLHKDFNKVVKKSTYTNSVFLTGDKLKIDPTVARSFFKESTERTIALVKDVLRKNENRGVEAILMVGGFSESKMLNKAVKQTFPTLKIIVPDEAGLVVLKGAVMFGHEPRNITERISKYTYGIALHPEFDPINHPESAKFTDTDGVDRCKNFFDKHVIAGQSLKVGEAQSEETYFTKPSHTSTVQIEVFATENKTPLLVTDPGCRKVGQCDIELAGTGGGREVLVRMIFGGTEIDVECTEKATGKVSHIPIDFLSYVAFV; via the exons ATG TCGAACCATCTGTTGGTAGCCGCCATTGATTTCGGGACTACTTATTCAAGCTGGGCGTTCTCGTTCAGGTATGACTATGCTAACGACCCAACTAAAGTCTCCGCAAAACAATGGCAAGGACACGAATCTTCAAAAG gCCCTACTTGTGTCCTGATCAAGCCTGATGGGAAAACATTACATTCGTTTGGTTTTGATGCTGAAGCCAAATACGCAGAACTTATTGAAGAAGACGAAAATAAAGACTGGTACTTCTTCAGAAGgtttaaaatgatgttatgGAAACAG aaGCTCAATCGAAATTCGATGTTGGAAGATGAAAACGGTCGGAAGTTATTGGCAAGAACCGTTTTTGCGTTGTCCATAAA atACCTTAAGGAAGACCTATGGATTGTTTCTAATGACCGAATAGCGGACACCGTGTTACCAGACGAAATACACTGGGTTTTGACAGTTCCTGCCATTTGGGACAATGCAGCAAAACAGTTCATGCGTGAAGCTGCCGAAGAG GCGGGAATAGAACCGGATATGCTCACCATTGCACTTGAGCCGGAAGCTGCTTCACTTTTCTGTCGTCATCTCCCGGTTGAAAAGAGTGGGGATCAGTTCTCCCTGGCATCTCTGCGTGCTGGAAGACAATATCTTGTACTTGATGCCGGAG GAGGAACCATCGACATAACGGTGCACGAAGTAACGCCATCTGGTGGCGTCAAAGAGCTGTACAAGGCGAGTGGTGGCGCTTGGGGTGGGACCAAAGTCGATGATTCCTTTGAAAGTTTCCTAGCTTGTTTGACAG ATAAAAGTGTCgtcaaaaagtttaaagaagATCACTTGGATGATTATATAGAACTTCTTAGACGGTTTGAGGTTAAAAAGAGAGAGATTGATCCCGACAAGGATACTAAAATGGTCATGAGCATTCCACTTGCCTTTTTTACAACTGTTAAGAAACGCCTACACAAAGACTTCAATAAAGTGGTGAAAAAGTCAACCTATACAAATTCG gtGTTCTTGACTGGGGATAAACTGAAAATCGATCCAACAGTTGCTCGAAGCTTTTTTAAAGAGTCAACCGAAAGAACAATAGCACTTGTCAAAgatgttttgagaaaaaatgaaaacagaggCGTAGAAGCCATACTGATGGTAGGCGGGTTTTCTGAATCGAAAATGCTCAACAAGGCAGTTAAACAAACGTTTCCAACATTAAAGATAATCGTCCCTGATGAAGCTGGTCTGGTAGTTCTTAAGGGAGCCGTGATGTTTGGACATGAGCCCAGAAATATTACCGAGCGAATAAGCAAATATACGTATGGAATTGCATTGCATCCTGAGTTTGATCCTATCAATCATCCAGAATCAGCTAAATTCACTGACACTGACGGTGTTGATAGGTGTAAGAACTTTTTTGATAAGCATGTTATAGCGGGACAGTCGCTGAAAGTCGGAGAGGCCCAGTCTGAAGAAACATACTTCACAAAACCTAGTCACACGTCAACTGTTCAAATAGAGGTATTCGCAACAGAAAATAAAACTCCCCTACTAGTTACTGATCCTGGATGCCGGAAGGTTGGACAATGCGACATCGAATTGGCTGGTACTGGAGGTGGGCGCGAGGTTTTAGTAAGAATGATATTTGGAGGGACGGAAATAGACGTCGAATGTACCGAGAAAGCCACTGGAAAAGTATCGCATATTCCGATTGACTTTTTGTCTTATGTTGCGTTTGTATGA